A single Oryzias melastigma strain HK-1 linkage group LG24, ASM292280v2, whole genome shotgun sequence DNA region contains:
- the sipa1l1 gene encoding signal-induced proliferation-associated 1-like protein 1 isoform X1, with the protein MTSLKRSQTERSVGGSVPATDEFYTRRLRLPNGGAPPPRSESAHISSSSTTGTNPGVPKMGVRARVADWPPRKDGGGGGVWHITVETDSPSSTNTTSSSGSGSGDRERILGSGGSGGGMGGSGGSSGGGGSVSAVTAHSNLSAKLGHLISPQDSSMLRNIHNTLKNKMQSKGKDNRFLSPDGYLGSPRKGMRRIRQRSNSDITISELDGEGNEGWSFSGWTPMHREYGSTSSIDKHGVSGESFFDMLKGYQSHEAPDQRSPAPERLTELLTVAPIKQAALDLPDGPLGPARGSPASRLKEREKHLKRRSKSETGGESIFRKLRSAKVDGDTSRTGSDAEDGGKGDDSGPPPKPWVCQKGFAHFDVQSLLFDLNEAVHSRQSGAKRKNTTTGASAAAAASASATSSLSSNQSGAYGSPCGSQEELSKDSLGSGNSTNLALDPGDDKSNDLVLSCPCFRNEIGGEGERNISASKQQGSIGSGGSSSSSSGSTEEGPLDTTLSTHFTNAGVAVLEAPKDGQSQHADRSKRYLIEHVDSGAYYYRKYFYLREHWNYLGVDENLGPVAVSLRREKLEDHKDHGQQYNYRVIFRTSELNTLRGSILEDAVPSTSKHGLGRGLPLKEVLEYLIPELNVHCLRLALNTPKVTDQLMKLDEQGLSFQRKVGVMYCMAGQSSEEEMYNNEAAGPALEEFLHLLGDRVRLKGFSKYRAQLDTKTDSTGTHSLYTTYKDYEIMFHVSTMLPYTPNNKQQLLRKRHIGNDIVTIVFQEPGALPFTPKNIRSHFQHVFVIVRAHSPCTDNCSYSVAVTRSKDMPSFGPPIPEDVTFPKSSVFREFLLTKVINAENAAHKSHKFRAMATRTRQEYLRDLAERHTTSTPIDPSGKFPFISLAHKKKEKIRPYEGAELRSLGAVTWLVYAEDQGNGGELEGLLAISNDFLILLDQDAKAVVFNCATKDVIGWTLSSPASLKIFYERGENLSLRSVNNNTEDFKDVVKRLELLTKGCETTEMTLRRNGLGQLGFHVNYEGIVAEVEPYGYAWQAGLRQGSRLVEICKVAVASLTHEQMIDMLRNSMTVRVVIIPPHDDATPRRGCSELYRAPVSEYKGSSSDSGSFEYKFPFRSNNNKWQRTSSSPQQSLTASPQPHTPNRAISLGSSVGKTLSAERLERGAAIPRSVSSDGRPLDSKRMSPGSESYSLASSLALGRSPHNRSSPSNLSCSSEASGSSAHWRQKSMPEQFAGSRHSPLSSDRREGAGESGSGGKSSSSWSRMEDGGGGSERGSTETPVSKSGQGYSGAPRIQRQEQVIHLSPKKGSQSDGPYSGHSSSNTLSSTASSGGHSDSDKWYDMGTGGGSSGDQGEPEPNGLGGGGYLQGASADSGIDTGSYGASHHSHPHSHHGSTTSLLAPSTSRESRERSASPWHSPTEGGRRMLERSPAAAESPGPPAERSMEGAGRSPPTHLLVRDSSTYSLSDTGSHSRHSGHSSPREESSSSATSPSSQSSVSPGPKSFYPRQGAQSKYLIGWRKPGSTINSVDFGDTRKKSPEERGGEMVPTPAARPSLRDMHLPQPHAKSTIEEDVKRHAAPDSPPPPRKHKEKHGQKSPQTQPLSRRRSLHRTLSDESIYRGQRLPSLTDSIVEPSHGADVLFSCSTLPRSPTTRGVPLRRPSYKLGVKLHELTGDLSASDTSLVDLVERHRGPLPQELMPLPSSDRQSPLEWTHLVDVANTFENERNTHYIQRSYVFGDSNHRSSGASSPLQPHIELQAVPLSRPASSEGHIGLERKVTKLEAMVKMLQEDLKKEREEKLRLQSQIKRLWEDNQRLQEESQTSAAKLKKFTEWVFNTIDMN; encoded by the exons ATGACCAGTTTGAAGCGCTCTCAGACGGAACGCTCCGTCGGCGGCTCGGTGCCAGCAACCGACGAGTTCTACACTCGCCGCCTTCGACTGCCCAATGGAGGCGCTCCGCCGCCCCGCAGCGAGAGCGCTCACATCTCTTCTTCCTCGACTACCGGCACCAACCCAGGAGTCCCCAAGATGGGGGTTCGAGCTCGAGTGGCCGACTGGCCCCCCAGGAAAGATGGAGGAGGCGGGGGAGTTTGGCATATCACCGTGGAGACGGACTCCCCCAGCTCTACCAACACTACCAGCTCTTCGGGGTCGGGGAGTGGTGACAGAGAGAGAATTCTGGGTAGTGGAGGAAGTGGAGGAGGGATGGGGGGTAGTGGGGGCAGCAGTGGTGGAGGAGGTAGTGTGTCCGCCGTCACAGCCCACAGTAATCTATCAGCTAAGCTGGGTCACCTGATAAGCCCGCAAGATTCCTCCATGCTGCGGAACATCCACAACACGCTCAAGAACAAGATGCAAAGCAAAGGGAAGGACAACCGCTTCCTGTCGCCAGACGGGTACCTTGGTTCTCCTCGTAAAGGGATGAGACGCATCCGCCAGCGCAGTAACAGCGACATAACCATCAGCGAGCTGGACGGGGAAGGGAATGAGGGCTGGTCCTTCTCTGGGTGGACGCCAATGCATCGCGAATATGGTAGTACTTCGTCTATAGACAAACACGGGGTGTCAGGAGAGAgcttttttgacatgctgaaGGGGTATCAGTCCCACGAAGCCCCGGATCAGCGAAGCCCGGCTCCAGAGAGGCTGACAGAACTGCTCACAGTGGCTCCAATAAAACAAGCTGCCCTGGACCTACCAGATGGACCCTTAGGTCCAGCCCGAGGAAGTCCTGCCAGTCGGCTAAAGGAACGCGAGAAGCACTTAAAGAGAAGGTCAAAGTCAGAGACAGGTGGAGAGTCCATATTTCGAAAGCTGCGAAGTGCTAAAGTGGACGGGGATACTTCCAGAACCGGCTCTGATGCCGAAGACGGTGGGAAAGGGGATGACAGTGGACCCCCGCCCAAACCGTGGGTGTGTCAGAAAGGCTTCGCTCACTTTGATGTCCAGTCGCTACTTTTCGACCTCAATGAGGCGGTCCATAGTCGGCAGTCGGGCGCCAAACGCAAAAACACGACTACCGGCGCCTCAGCTGCCGCCGCCGCATCAGCTTCAGCGACATCCTCTCTGTCCTCCAATCAGAGCGGAGCTTACGGCTCGCCTTGCGGCTCACAAGAAGAGTTGAGCAAAGACAGTTTGGGGAGTGGGAACAGTACCAACCTCGCCCTGGATCCAGGCGATGACAAGAGCAACGACTTGGTTCTTAGCTGCCCTTGTTTTAGGAATGAGATTGGAGGAGAGGGTGAACGCAACATCTCTGCTTCGAAACAG CAGGGGAGCATAGGCAGTGGTGGAAGCTCCAGCAGTTCCTCTGGGAGCACAGAGGAAGGACCTTTGGATACAACTCTGTCCACTCACTTCACCAACGCTGGGGTGGCTGTGTTGGAGGCTCCCAAGGACGGGCAAAGTCAACATGCCGACAGGTCCAAAAGATACCTTATTGAACACGTTGATTCTGGCGCCTATTACTACAGGAAGTACTTCTATCTACGAG AGCACTGGAACTATTTGGGGGTGGATGAGAACCTGGGCCCAGTGGCAGTGAGTCTGAGAAGAGAAAAACTGGAGGATCACAAAGACCACGGGCAGCAGTACAACTACAGGGTCATTTTCAGGACAAGTGAG CTCAACACCCTGCGGGGTTCAATCCTGGAAGATGCAGTCCCGTCCACATCCAAGCACGGCCTTGGCCGAGGGCTCCCCCTCAAAGAAGTGCTGGAGTACCTGATCCCTGAGCTCAACGTTCACTGCCTGCGGCTGGCGCTGAACACTCCGAAAGTCACCGACCAGCTGATGAAGCTGGATGAGCAAGGG cTGAGCTTCCAACGGAAAGTGGGGGTGATGTACTGCATGGCGGGCCAGAGCAGCGAGGAGGAGATGTACAACAACGAGGCGGCTGGTCCTGCGCTGGAGGAGTTCCTGCATCTGCTGGGGGACAGGGTCCGACTCAAAGGCTTCTCGAAATATCGAGCTCAGCTGGACACTAAAA CTGATTCAACAGGAACCCACTCTCTGTATACGACGTACAAGGATTATGAGATCATGTTCCACGTGTCCACCATGCTGCCCTACACCCCCAACAATAAGCAGCAG TTACTCCGGAAGCGCCATATTGGAAATGACATTGTCACAATCGTGTTCCAGGAACCCGGCGCTCTCCCTTTCACGCCCAAAAATATACGCTCCCACTTCCAGCACGTCTTTGTGATCGTGCGAGCACACAGCCCGTGTACCGACAACTGCTCCTACAG TGTGGCGGTGACCCGTTCCAAAGATATGCCCTCTTTTGGCCCCCCGATCCCCGAAGACGTCACCTTCCCCAAGTCGTCTGTGTTTCGGGAATTCCTTCTGACCAAAGTCATCAACGCCGAGAACGCTGCCCACAAATCGCACAAGTTCCGAGCCATGGCCACCCGAACTCGCCAGGAGTACCTGCGGGATCTGGCTGAGCGCCACACCACAAGCACACCCATCGATCCCTCGGGGAAGTTCCCCTTCATTTCTTTAGCTCACAAGAAGAAAGAGAAGATTCGACCGTAcgaaggggcggagcttcgCAGCCTTGGCGCCGTCACCTGGTTGGTTTATGCCGAGGATCAAGGGAACGGAGGGGAACTGGAGGGCCTGCTGGCCATATCCAACGACTTTCTCATCCTGTTGGACCAGGACGCCAAAGCTGTGGTGTTCAACTGTGCTACTAAGGACGTGATTGGCTGGACGCTCAGCAGCCCTGCGTCTTTGAAGATCTTTTATGAGCGAGGCGAAAATCTGTCTCTGAGGAGCGTCAACAATAACACAGAGGATTTCAAAGACGTGGTCAAACGCCTGGAG CTCCTCACAAAGGGCTGCGAGACTACAGAGATGACGCTTCGCCGGAACGGCCTCGGTCAGCTCGGCTTCCATGTGAACTACGAAGGCATTGTGGCTGAG GTTGAGCCGTACGGCTATGCTTGGCAGGCCGGACTGCGCCAGGGGAGCCGCTTGGTGGAAATCTGCAAAGTCGCCGTCGCGTCCTTAACTCACGAGCAGATGATCGACATGCTGAGGAACTCCATGACCGTGCGCGTCGTTATCATCCCGCCACATGATGACGCCACTCCTCGCAG GGGTTGCTCAGAGCTTTATCGAGCCCCTGTGTCTGAATACAAGGGCAGCAGCAGCGACAGCGGCTCCTTCGAGTACAAATTCCCCTTCcgcagcaacaacaacaaatggcAGAGGACATCCAGCAGCCCCCAGCAGTCGCTGACCGCCTCGCCACAGCCCCACACGCCCAACCGCGCCATCAGCCTGGGCAGCTCGGTGGGAAAAACCCTGTCAGCGGAGAGGCTGGAGAGGGGAGCCGCCATCCCACGCAGTGTCAGCAGTGACGGCCGGCCCCTGGACTCCAAGAG GATGTCTCCAGGCAGTGAGAGCTACAGCCTGGCTTCCTCCCTGGCTTTGGGACGCTCGCCGCACAACCGCAGCTCCCCCAGCAACCTTTCCTGTTCCAGCGAAGCGTCCGGCAGCTCTGCTCACTGGAGACAGAAGTCCATGCCCGAGCA GTTTGCAGGGAGCCGCCATTCTCCGCTGTCTTCAGACCGGCGGGAAGGAGCCGGAGAGAGCGGCTCCGGTGGGAAGTCCTCCTCCAGCTGGTCGAGGATGGAAGACGGAGGAGGAGGATCTGAACGAGGATCAACAG AGACTCCGGTTTCCAAGTCTGGTCAGGGCTACTCGGGGGCTCCTCGCATCCAGCGGCAGGAGCAAGTCATCCACCTGTCCCCGAAGAAGGGAAGCCAG TCGGACGGCCCGTACTCGGGTCACTCCAGCAGCAACACTCTGTCCAGCACGGCGTCCAGCGGCGGCCACAGCGACAGCGACAAGTGGTACGACATGGGCACCGGCGGGGGCTCCAGCGGCGACCAGGGCGAGCCGGAACCCAACGGTCTGGGGGGCGGAGGCTACCTGCAGGGGGCTTCGGCCGACAGCGGCATCGACACCGGCTCCTACGGCGCCTCGCACCACTCCCACCCCCACTCCCACCACGGCAGCACCACCTCGCTGCTGGCGCCCAGCACCAGCAGGGAGAGCAGGGAGCGCTCGGCGTCCCCGTGGCACAGCCCCACCGAGGGGGGGCGCAGGATGCTGGAGAGGTCGCCCGCCGCCGCCGAGTCACCCGGCCCGCCGGCGGAGAGGAGCATGGAGGGGGCGGGACGAAGCCCGCCCACTCACCTGCTCGTCAGAGACAGCAGCACCTACAGTCTGAGTGACACGGGGTCCCACTCCAG GCACTCGGGCCACAGTTCTCCCAGAGAGGAGTCGTCCTCCTCCGCCACCTCCCCGTCCTCTCAGTCCTCCGTCTCCCCCGGACCCAAAAGCTTCTACCCTCGCCAGGGAGCTCAGTCCAAgtatctgattggctggaggaAGCCCGGATCCACCATCAACTCTGTGGACTTCGGAGACACGCGGAA gAAATCTCCTGAAGAACGTGGAGGGGAGATGGTTCCAACGCCGGCGGCTCGCCCGTCCCTCAGAGACATGCATCTGCCTCAGCCTCACGCCAAGTCGACCATCGAGGAGGACGTGAAGAGGCACGCCGCTCCAGACAGCCCGCCTCCTCCACGGAAGCACAAGGAGAAG caCGGGCAGAAGTCTCCCCAAACCCAGCCCCTCAGCCGCCGCCGCTCCCTCCACCGCACTCTTTCAGACGAGAGCATCTACCGCGGCCAGCGCCTGCCCTCGCTGACCGACTCCATAGTCGAGCCATCCCACGGCGCCGACGTCCTCTTCAGCTGCTCCACCCTCCCGCGCTCTCCCACCACCCGCGGCGTCCCTCTGCGCCGACCCTCCTACAAACTGGGCGTGAAGCTCCATG AATTAACAGGCGACCTGTCGGCGTCTGACACGTCACTGGTGGATTTGGTGGAGCGCCACCGCGGACCCCTCCCCCAGGAGCTGATGCCCCTCCCCTCCTCCGACCGGCAAAGTCCTCTGGAGTGGACTCACCTGGTGGATGTGGCCAACACCTTTGAGAACGAGCGAAACACGCACTACA TCCAGAGGAGTTATGTGTTCGGGGACTCGAACCACCGGAGCAGCGGAGCGTCCAGCCCGCTGCAGCCTCACATCGAGCTGCAGGCCGTTCCTCTGTCGCGACCCGCATCCAG CGAGGGTCACATCGGGCTGGAGAGAAAGGTGACCAAACTAGAAGCCATGGTCAAGATGCTCCAGGAGGACCTGAAGAAG GAGCGAGAggagaagctccgcctccagtcCCAGATCAAGCGGCTCTGGGAGGACAACCAGAGGCTGCAGGAGGAGTCTCAGACGTCCGCCGCCAAGCTAAAGAAGTTCACCGAGTGGGTCTTCAACACCATCGACATGAACTGA
- the sipa1l1 gene encoding signal-induced proliferation-associated 1-like protein 1 isoform X2, translating into MTSLKRSQTERSVGGSVPATDEFYTRRLRLPNGGAPPPRSESAHISSSSTTGTNPGVPKMGVRARVADWPPRKDGGGGGVWHITVETDSPSSTNTTSSSGSGSGDRERILGSGGSGGGMGGSGGSSGGGGSVSAVTAHSNLSAKLGHLISPQDSSMLRNIHNTLKNKMQSKGKDNRFLSPDGYLGSPRKGMRRIRQRSNSDITISELDGEGNEGWSFSGWTPMHREYGSTSSIDKHGVSGESFFDMLKGYQSHEAPDQRSPAPERLTELLTVAPIKQAALDLPDGPLGPARGSPASRLKEREKHLKRRSKSETGGESIFRKLRSAKVDGDTSRTGSDAEDGGKGDDSGPPPKPWVCQKGFAHFDVQSLLFDLNEAVHSRQSGAKRKNTTTGASAAAAASASATSSLSSNQSGAYGSPCGSQEELSKDSLGSGNSTNLALDPGDDKSNDLVLSCPCFRNEIGGEGERNISASKQQGSIGSGGSSSSSSGSTEEGPLDTTLSTHFTNAGVAVLEAPKDGQSQHADRSKRYLIEHVDSGAYYYRKYFYLREHWNYLGVDENLGPVAVSLRREKLEDHKDHGQQYNYRVIFRTSELNTLRGSILEDAVPSTSKHGLGRGLPLKEVLEYLIPELNVHCLRLALNTPKVTDQLMKLDEQGLSFQRKVGVMYCMAGQSSEEEMYNNEAAGPALEEFLHLLGDRVRLKGFSKYRAQLDTKTDSTGTHSLYTTYKDYEIMFHVSTMLPYTPNNKQQLLRKRHIGNDIVTIVFQEPGALPFTPKNIRSHFQHVFVIVRAHSPCTDNCSYSVAVTRSKDMPSFGPPIPEDVTFPKSSVFREFLLTKVINAENAAHKSHKFRAMATRTRQEYLRDLAERHTTSTPIDPSGKFPFISLAHKKKEKIRPYEGAELRSLGAVTWLVYAEDQGNGGELEGLLAISNDFLILLDQDAKAVVFNCATKDVIGWTLSSPASLKIFYERGENLSLRSVNNNTEDFKDVVKRLELLTKGCETTEMTLRRNGLGQLGFHVNYEGIVAEVEPYGYAWQAGLRQGSRLVEICKVAVASLTHEQMIDMLRNSMTVRVVIIPPHDDATPRRGCSELYRAPVSEYKGSSSDSGSFEYKFPFRSNNNKWQRTSSSPQQSLTASPQPHTPNRAISLGSSVGKTLSAERLERGAAIPRSVSSDGRPLDSKRMSPGSESYSLASSLALGRSPHNRSSPSNLSCSSEASGSSAHWRQKSMPEQFAGSRHSPLSSDRREGAGESGSGGKSSSSWSRMEDGGGGSERGSTETPVSKSGQGYSGAPRIQRQEQVIHLSPKKGSQSDGPYSGHSSSNTLSSTASSGGHSDSDKWYDMGTGGGSSGDQGEPEPNGLGGGGYLQGASADSGIDTGSYGASHHSHPHSHHGSTTSLLAPSTSRESRERSASPWHSPTEGGRRMLERSPAAAESPGPPAERSMEGAGRSPPTHLLVRDSSTYSLSDTGSHSRHSGHSSPREESSSSATSPSSQSSVSPGPKSFYPRQGAQSKYLIGWRKPGSTINSVDFGDTRKKSPEERGGEMVPTPAARPSLRDMHLPQPHAKSTIEEDVKRHAAPDSPPPPRKHKEKHGQKSPQTQPLSRRRSLHRTLSDESIYRGQRLPSLTDSIVEPSHGADVLFSCSTLPRSPTTRGVPLRRPSYKLGVKLHGDLSASDTSLVDLVERHRGPLPQELMPLPSSDRQSPLEWTHLVDVANTFENERNTHYIQRSYVFGDSNHRSSGASSPLQPHIELQAVPLSRPASSEGHIGLERKVTKLEAMVKMLQEDLKKEREEKLRLQSQIKRLWEDNQRLQEESQTSAAKLKKFTEWVFNTIDMN; encoded by the exons ATGACCAGTTTGAAGCGCTCTCAGACGGAACGCTCCGTCGGCGGCTCGGTGCCAGCAACCGACGAGTTCTACACTCGCCGCCTTCGACTGCCCAATGGAGGCGCTCCGCCGCCCCGCAGCGAGAGCGCTCACATCTCTTCTTCCTCGACTACCGGCACCAACCCAGGAGTCCCCAAGATGGGGGTTCGAGCTCGAGTGGCCGACTGGCCCCCCAGGAAAGATGGAGGAGGCGGGGGAGTTTGGCATATCACCGTGGAGACGGACTCCCCCAGCTCTACCAACACTACCAGCTCTTCGGGGTCGGGGAGTGGTGACAGAGAGAGAATTCTGGGTAGTGGAGGAAGTGGAGGAGGGATGGGGGGTAGTGGGGGCAGCAGTGGTGGAGGAGGTAGTGTGTCCGCCGTCACAGCCCACAGTAATCTATCAGCTAAGCTGGGTCACCTGATAAGCCCGCAAGATTCCTCCATGCTGCGGAACATCCACAACACGCTCAAGAACAAGATGCAAAGCAAAGGGAAGGACAACCGCTTCCTGTCGCCAGACGGGTACCTTGGTTCTCCTCGTAAAGGGATGAGACGCATCCGCCAGCGCAGTAACAGCGACATAACCATCAGCGAGCTGGACGGGGAAGGGAATGAGGGCTGGTCCTTCTCTGGGTGGACGCCAATGCATCGCGAATATGGTAGTACTTCGTCTATAGACAAACACGGGGTGTCAGGAGAGAgcttttttgacatgctgaaGGGGTATCAGTCCCACGAAGCCCCGGATCAGCGAAGCCCGGCTCCAGAGAGGCTGACAGAACTGCTCACAGTGGCTCCAATAAAACAAGCTGCCCTGGACCTACCAGATGGACCCTTAGGTCCAGCCCGAGGAAGTCCTGCCAGTCGGCTAAAGGAACGCGAGAAGCACTTAAAGAGAAGGTCAAAGTCAGAGACAGGTGGAGAGTCCATATTTCGAAAGCTGCGAAGTGCTAAAGTGGACGGGGATACTTCCAGAACCGGCTCTGATGCCGAAGACGGTGGGAAAGGGGATGACAGTGGACCCCCGCCCAAACCGTGGGTGTGTCAGAAAGGCTTCGCTCACTTTGATGTCCAGTCGCTACTTTTCGACCTCAATGAGGCGGTCCATAGTCGGCAGTCGGGCGCCAAACGCAAAAACACGACTACCGGCGCCTCAGCTGCCGCCGCCGCATCAGCTTCAGCGACATCCTCTCTGTCCTCCAATCAGAGCGGAGCTTACGGCTCGCCTTGCGGCTCACAAGAAGAGTTGAGCAAAGACAGTTTGGGGAGTGGGAACAGTACCAACCTCGCCCTGGATCCAGGCGATGACAAGAGCAACGACTTGGTTCTTAGCTGCCCTTGTTTTAGGAATGAGATTGGAGGAGAGGGTGAACGCAACATCTCTGCTTCGAAACAG CAGGGGAGCATAGGCAGTGGTGGAAGCTCCAGCAGTTCCTCTGGGAGCACAGAGGAAGGACCTTTGGATACAACTCTGTCCACTCACTTCACCAACGCTGGGGTGGCTGTGTTGGAGGCTCCCAAGGACGGGCAAAGTCAACATGCCGACAGGTCCAAAAGATACCTTATTGAACACGTTGATTCTGGCGCCTATTACTACAGGAAGTACTTCTATCTACGAG AGCACTGGAACTATTTGGGGGTGGATGAGAACCTGGGCCCAGTGGCAGTGAGTCTGAGAAGAGAAAAACTGGAGGATCACAAAGACCACGGGCAGCAGTACAACTACAGGGTCATTTTCAGGACAAGTGAG CTCAACACCCTGCGGGGTTCAATCCTGGAAGATGCAGTCCCGTCCACATCCAAGCACGGCCTTGGCCGAGGGCTCCCCCTCAAAGAAGTGCTGGAGTACCTGATCCCTGAGCTCAACGTTCACTGCCTGCGGCTGGCGCTGAACACTCCGAAAGTCACCGACCAGCTGATGAAGCTGGATGAGCAAGGG cTGAGCTTCCAACGGAAAGTGGGGGTGATGTACTGCATGGCGGGCCAGAGCAGCGAGGAGGAGATGTACAACAACGAGGCGGCTGGTCCTGCGCTGGAGGAGTTCCTGCATCTGCTGGGGGACAGGGTCCGACTCAAAGGCTTCTCGAAATATCGAGCTCAGCTGGACACTAAAA CTGATTCAACAGGAACCCACTCTCTGTATACGACGTACAAGGATTATGAGATCATGTTCCACGTGTCCACCATGCTGCCCTACACCCCCAACAATAAGCAGCAG TTACTCCGGAAGCGCCATATTGGAAATGACATTGTCACAATCGTGTTCCAGGAACCCGGCGCTCTCCCTTTCACGCCCAAAAATATACGCTCCCACTTCCAGCACGTCTTTGTGATCGTGCGAGCACACAGCCCGTGTACCGACAACTGCTCCTACAG TGTGGCGGTGACCCGTTCCAAAGATATGCCCTCTTTTGGCCCCCCGATCCCCGAAGACGTCACCTTCCCCAAGTCGTCTGTGTTTCGGGAATTCCTTCTGACCAAAGTCATCAACGCCGAGAACGCTGCCCACAAATCGCACAAGTTCCGAGCCATGGCCACCCGAACTCGCCAGGAGTACCTGCGGGATCTGGCTGAGCGCCACACCACAAGCACACCCATCGATCCCTCGGGGAAGTTCCCCTTCATTTCTTTAGCTCACAAGAAGAAAGAGAAGATTCGACCGTAcgaaggggcggagcttcgCAGCCTTGGCGCCGTCACCTGGTTGGTTTATGCCGAGGATCAAGGGAACGGAGGGGAACTGGAGGGCCTGCTGGCCATATCCAACGACTTTCTCATCCTGTTGGACCAGGACGCCAAAGCTGTGGTGTTCAACTGTGCTACTAAGGACGTGATTGGCTGGACGCTCAGCAGCCCTGCGTCTTTGAAGATCTTTTATGAGCGAGGCGAAAATCTGTCTCTGAGGAGCGTCAACAATAACACAGAGGATTTCAAAGACGTGGTCAAACGCCTGGAG CTCCTCACAAAGGGCTGCGAGACTACAGAGATGACGCTTCGCCGGAACGGCCTCGGTCAGCTCGGCTTCCATGTGAACTACGAAGGCATTGTGGCTGAG GTTGAGCCGTACGGCTATGCTTGGCAGGCCGGACTGCGCCAGGGGAGCCGCTTGGTGGAAATCTGCAAAGTCGCCGTCGCGTCCTTAACTCACGAGCAGATGATCGACATGCTGAGGAACTCCATGACCGTGCGCGTCGTTATCATCCCGCCACATGATGACGCCACTCCTCGCAG GGGTTGCTCAGAGCTTTATCGAGCCCCTGTGTCTGAATACAAGGGCAGCAGCAGCGACAGCGGCTCCTTCGAGTACAAATTCCCCTTCcgcagcaacaacaacaaatggcAGAGGACATCCAGCAGCCCCCAGCAGTCGCTGACCGCCTCGCCACAGCCCCACACGCCCAACCGCGCCATCAGCCTGGGCAGCTCGGTGGGAAAAACCCTGTCAGCGGAGAGGCTGGAGAGGGGAGCCGCCATCCCACGCAGTGTCAGCAGTGACGGCCGGCCCCTGGACTCCAAGAG GATGTCTCCAGGCAGTGAGAGCTACAGCCTGGCTTCCTCCCTGGCTTTGGGACGCTCGCCGCACAACCGCAGCTCCCCCAGCAACCTTTCCTGTTCCAGCGAAGCGTCCGGCAGCTCTGCTCACTGGAGACAGAAGTCCATGCCCGAGCA GTTTGCAGGGAGCCGCCATTCTCCGCTGTCTTCAGACCGGCGGGAAGGAGCCGGAGAGAGCGGCTCCGGTGGGAAGTCCTCCTCCAGCTGGTCGAGGATGGAAGACGGAGGAGGAGGATCTGAACGAGGATCAACAG AGACTCCGGTTTCCAAGTCTGGTCAGGGCTACTCGGGGGCTCCTCGCATCCAGCGGCAGGAGCAAGTCATCCACCTGTCCCCGAAGAAGGGAAGCCAG TCGGACGGCCCGTACTCGGGTCACTCCAGCAGCAACACTCTGTCCAGCACGGCGTCCAGCGGCGGCCACAGCGACAGCGACAAGTGGTACGACATGGGCACCGGCGGGGGCTCCAGCGGCGACCAGGGCGAGCCGGAACCCAACGGTCTGGGGGGCGGAGGCTACCTGCAGGGGGCTTCGGCCGACAGCGGCATCGACACCGGCTCCTACGGCGCCTCGCACCACTCCCACCCCCACTCCCACCACGGCAGCACCACCTCGCTGCTGGCGCCCAGCACCAGCAGGGAGAGCAGGGAGCGCTCGGCGTCCCCGTGGCACAGCCCCACCGAGGGGGGGCGCAGGATGCTGGAGAGGTCGCCCGCCGCCGCCGAGTCACCCGGCCCGCCGGCGGAGAGGAGCATGGAGGGGGCGGGACGAAGCCCGCCCACTCACCTGCTCGTCAGAGACAGCAGCACCTACAGTCTGAGTGACACGGGGTCCCACTCCAG GCACTCGGGCCACAGTTCTCCCAGAGAGGAGTCGTCCTCCTCCGCCACCTCCCCGTCCTCTCAGTCCTCCGTCTCCCCCGGACCCAAAAGCTTCTACCCTCGCCAGGGAGCTCAGTCCAAgtatctgattggctggaggaAGCCCGGATCCACCATCAACTCTGTGGACTTCGGAGACACGCGGAA gAAATCTCCTGAAGAACGTGGAGGGGAGATGGTTCCAACGCCGGCGGCTCGCCCGTCCCTCAGAGACATGCATCTGCCTCAGCCTCACGCCAAGTCGACCATCGAGGAGGACGTGAAGAGGCACGCCGCTCCAGACAGCCCGCCTCCTCCACGGAAGCACAAGGAGAAG caCGGGCAGAAGTCTCCCCAAACCCAGCCCCTCAGCCGCCGCCGCTCCCTCCACCGCACTCTTTCAGACGAGAGCATCTACCGCGGCCAGCGCCTGCCCTCGCTGACCGACTCCATAGTCGAGCCATCCCACGGCGCCGACGTCCTCTTCAGCTGCTCCACCCTCCCGCGCTCTCCCACCACCCGCGGCGTCCCTCTGCGCCGACCCTCCTACAAACTGGGCGTGAAGCTCCATG GCGACCTGTCGGCGTCTGACACGTCACTGGTGGATTTGGTGGAGCGCCACCGCGGACCCCTCCCCCAGGAGCTGATGCCCCTCCCCTCCTCCGACCGGCAAAGTCCTCTGGAGTGGACTCACCTGGTGGATGTGGCCAACACCTTTGAGAACGAGCGAAACACGCACTACA TCCAGAGGAGTTATGTGTTCGGGGACTCGAACCACCGGAGCAGCGGAGCGTCCAGCCCGCTGCAGCCTCACATCGAGCTGCAGGCCGTTCCTCTGTCGCGACCCGCATCCAG CGAGGGTCACATCGGGCTGGAGAGAAAGGTGACCAAACTAGAAGCCATGGTCAAGATGCTCCAGGAGGACCTGAAGAAG GAGCGAGAggagaagctccgcctccagtcCCAGATCAAGCGGCTCTGGGAGGACAACCAGAGGCTGCAGGAGGAGTCTCAGACGTCCGCCGCCAAGCTAAAGAAGTTCACCGAGTGGGTCTTCAACACCATCGACATGAACTGA